A genomic segment from Deinococcus humi encodes:
- a CDS encoding DUF3006 domain-containing protein, whose protein sequence is MAQRRRELGVSYVVIESIAGHFARVVLSDGTPADWRLSSLPAGVKEGDIVLIDVRSGDVEMEVGYRATERRRAQRQTDSFNDERAERDPGL, encoded by the coding sequence ATGGCGCAAAGGCGGAGGGAGCTGGGAGTCAGTTATGTCGTCATTGAGAGCATCGCGGGCCACTTCGCCCGCGTTGTGCTTTCAGACGGCACCCCCGCGGACTGGCGCCTGTCGAGTCTGCCTGCGGGAGTGAAAGAGGGCGACATCGTTCTGATCGACGTGCGGAGCGGCGATGTCGAGATGGAAGTTGGTTACAGGGCAACGGAGCGGCGCCGTGCCCAGCGCCAGACCGATAGCTTCAACGACGAGAGGGCCGAAAGAGATCCGGGGCTGTGA